The following proteins are encoded in a genomic region of Sorangiineae bacterium MSr12523:
- a CDS encoding outer membrane protein transport protein, which translates to MTAAATPELVTPDPRSLGMGGLGVAAAEDASATHHNPARLQAVTKASFVLGLSGLYAHQEAPLPYPDEPKGTSNIFAPFGMVGGAYRLSPRFVVGLSVLPGSASAGRYELKNGTRNGMELSATAITAEAQLAASFALLDNLWIGVEYRASYVNQTLKTPLDVPGGVFQMKTTLDGFNFLGAAAGIYYEPVRGTGIGFAYRSQMSKDIDGTTDLPTGSYSTHSHAATPDKFTLGISQRLLDDALLLNLQGALVMSPWIDQSTTTTIDTPGAPTSSTTVTNDRTFWEAKMGAEYWLEKQWALRAGVIIGNENARKEYVSPFSSPPSNFYAAPTLGGGVKFDKWLVDAAMWWLIDHGDQVNASQNGAPGDYRRSGFVGMLSLRYSI; encoded by the coding sequence ATGACGGCCGCCGCGACCCCGGAGCTGGTCACGCCCGATCCGCGCAGCCTCGGAATGGGTGGTCTCGGCGTCGCCGCGGCAGAGGACGCGTCGGCCACGCACCACAACCCCGCGCGGTTGCAAGCCGTGACCAAGGCCAGTTTCGTCCTGGGCTTGAGTGGACTCTATGCCCATCAAGAGGCACCCCTCCCGTATCCGGACGAGCCCAAAGGCACGTCGAACATCTTCGCGCCCTTCGGAATGGTCGGCGGTGCATATCGACTTTCGCCGCGGTTCGTCGTCGGCCTTTCGGTGCTTCCGGGCTCCGCCTCCGCAGGCCGCTACGAGCTCAAAAATGGGACAAGGAATGGGATGGAGTTGTCCGCAACGGCCATCACCGCGGAGGCGCAGCTCGCGGCCTCCTTTGCGTTGCTCGACAACCTGTGGATCGGCGTGGAGTACCGCGCGAGTTACGTGAATCAAACGCTCAAAACGCCGCTCGACGTTCCAGGCGGCGTCTTCCAGATGAAGACGACCCTCGACGGGTTCAACTTTTTGGGCGCGGCCGCCGGCATCTATTACGAGCCTGTTCGCGGCACCGGAATCGGGTTCGCCTACCGATCGCAGATGTCCAAGGACATCGACGGCACCACGGATCTGCCAACGGGCAGTTACAGCACGCACTCGCACGCGGCCACGCCCGACAAGTTCACCCTCGGCATCTCGCAGCGACTTCTCGACGACGCGCTTCTGTTGAACCTGCAGGGCGCACTGGTCATGAGTCCCTGGATCGATCAATCGACCACGACCACCATCGACACGCCCGGTGCGCCAACCTCGAGTACGACGGTCACAAACGACCGTACGTTTTGGGAGGCCAAGATGGGCGCCGAGTACTGGTTGGAGAAGCAGTGGGCACTTCGCGCGGGCGTTATCATCGGCAACGAAAACGCACGAAAAGAGTACGTGAGCCCGTTCTCGTCACCGCCCTCGAACTTCTATGCGGCGCCCACCCTCGGAGGCGGTGTGAAGTTCGACAAATGGCTGGTGGACGCGGCCATGTGGTGGCTGATCGATCACGGCGATCAGGTCAATGCATCCCAAAACGGTGCGCCCGGCGATTACCGACGCTCCGGCTTCGTAGGGATGCTGTCGCTGCGATATTCGATTTAG
- a CDS encoding ATP-binding protein, with protein MAQDDDMNGKGANGRSSMPGAAPDPRHDLAGALHDVSNALTVLLGWVAEARLPGASSDAVAYALRIIEQRGRAARDLARRAIGVEIPRTDDFELVDVTLSDTIDGLTVEAQHLHVSLELVTPPTGARITGASELAQIVTNLLLNAMAHSPSGGTVRVRSFIAPRGLQIDVEDDGPGISEERVVTLFDGVSTRTGGAGVGLRHARALARANGGELLLAKKGPGDPSRGACFRIFWPQDGHLAAVPPSTARPRTLEGVRILVLEDDDDVCTLLEASLGARGAQVTVARNASDLARAIDRRDHDAALLDLSPISGDVEGALAAFRARSPHASVVFITGSVDRLPEHLAGQIHCVRKPFEVSEVVEALSRRKHA; from the coding sequence TTGGCGCAAGACGACGACATGAACGGCAAGGGCGCAAACGGCAGGTCCAGCATGCCGGGTGCAGCCCCAGACCCGCGACATGATCTGGCGGGCGCGCTGCACGACGTCTCCAACGCGCTCACGGTCCTACTCGGCTGGGTCGCGGAAGCGCGCCTCCCCGGTGCGTCGTCCGACGCCGTCGCCTACGCGCTGCGCATCATCGAGCAGCGCGGGCGCGCGGCGCGGGATCTGGCGCGGCGCGCGATTGGCGTGGAGATCCCGCGCACCGACGACTTCGAGCTGGTCGACGTGACCTTGAGTGACACGATCGACGGGCTCACGGTGGAAGCGCAACACCTGCACGTCTCCCTCGAGCTCGTGACACCGCCGACCGGTGCCCGCATCACCGGCGCCTCGGAGCTCGCGCAGATCGTGACGAACCTTCTGCTCAATGCGATGGCGCACTCGCCCTCCGGGGGCACCGTGCGCGTGCGCTCGTTCATCGCCCCACGCGGCCTCCAGATTGACGTGGAGGACGACGGTCCGGGGATCTCCGAGGAACGGGTCGTCACCCTGTTCGACGGCGTCTCCACGCGCACAGGCGGGGCCGGGGTCGGGCTGCGGCATGCCCGCGCCCTGGCCCGGGCCAACGGCGGAGAGCTTCTGCTCGCCAAAAAGGGACCGGGCGACCCTTCTCGTGGAGCTTGCTTCCGAATTTTCTGGCCGCAGGACGGCCACCTCGCCGCCGTACCGCCCTCGACGGCGCGCCCCCGTACCCTGGAGGGCGTTCGCATCCTCGTTCTGGAGGACGACGACGACGTTTGCACGCTCTTGGAGGCCTCCCTGGGGGCTCGGGGGGCTCAGGTGACCGTTGCGCGCAACGCGAGCGATCTGGCGAGGGCCATCGACCGCCGGGACCACGACGCCGCCCTGCTCGACCTGTCCCCCATCTCCGGGGACGTGGAAGGGGCCCTCGCGGCCTTCCGAGCCCGCTCGCCCCACGCCTCGGTCGTTTTTATTACCGGAAGCGTCGACCGGCTCCCCGAGCATCTTGCAGGGCAAATTCACTGCGTTCGTAAGCCTTTCGAGGTCAGCGAAGTGGTCGAAGCACTTTCTCGACGAAAGCACGCTTGA
- a CDS encoding hydroxymethylglutaryl-CoA reductase, degradative gives MARTSRLPGFYKVTVPERRALVADVTGTEIGEIERSLEAGGLEAETADKFVENVLGTYALPFGVALNVRVNGKDYVVPMVVEEPSVVAAASNAAKMIRSGGGFQAEIDPPLMISQVQLTRVKDPFAAEQRILEKKQEIIALADRAIPGLIARGGGTQDIEVRRIGTKQDEMLVVHIIVDCRDAMGANLVNGVAEAVGDRLAELAHGKVGLRILSNLCDKRKVRVTCNIAALELATDEMDGDDVIDGIVNASRFAELDPYRAATHNKGIMNGIDAVVIATGNDWRAVEAGCHAFAARSGHYAPLATWRRESEGLPSLVGHIEVPMSLGTVGGTLRVHPAARLALRMLGNPGAGDLAAIAASVGLASNLAAVRALATDGIQRGHMALHARSVAIAAGAEGSVVERVAAMIVEARDITLEAAKRALVLLTDGGEGATLVED, from the coding sequence ATGGCCCGAACCTCCCGCTTGCCCGGCTTCTACAAAGTTACCGTCCCCGAGCGCCGCGCCCTCGTCGCCGACGTCACGGGAACCGAGATCGGTGAAATCGAACGCTCCCTCGAGGCGGGAGGGCTCGAGGCCGAGACGGCCGACAAATTCGTCGAGAACGTCCTCGGGACCTACGCGCTGCCCTTCGGCGTCGCGCTCAACGTGCGCGTCAACGGCAAGGACTACGTCGTCCCCATGGTCGTCGAGGAGCCCAGCGTCGTCGCCGCGGCCTCCAACGCCGCCAAGATGATTCGCAGCGGCGGCGGCTTCCAGGCCGAGATCGATCCGCCGCTGATGATCAGCCAGGTGCAGCTCACGCGCGTGAAGGATCCCTTCGCCGCCGAGCAGCGCATCCTCGAGAAAAAGCAGGAGATCATCGCGCTCGCCGACCGCGCCATTCCGGGGCTCATCGCCCGCGGGGGCGGCACGCAAGACATCGAGGTGCGACGCATCGGCACCAAGCAAGACGAGATGCTCGTCGTGCACATCATCGTCGACTGCCGCGACGCCATGGGTGCGAACCTGGTCAACGGCGTGGCCGAGGCCGTGGGCGATCGCCTGGCCGAGCTCGCGCACGGCAAGGTGGGTCTGCGCATCCTGTCGAACCTCTGCGACAAGCGCAAAGTGCGCGTGACCTGCAACATCGCCGCGTTGGAGCTGGCGACGGACGAGATGGATGGCGACGACGTCATCGACGGCATCGTCAACGCCTCGCGCTTCGCGGAGCTCGATCCGTACCGCGCCGCCACGCACAACAAGGGCATCATGAACGGCATCGACGCCGTGGTCATCGCCACCGGCAACGACTGGCGCGCCGTCGAAGCGGGCTGCCACGCGTTCGCCGCGCGCAGCGGGCACTATGCGCCGCTGGCCACCTGGCGTCGCGAAAGCGAAGGCCTCCCGAGCCTCGTGGGCCACATCGAGGTTCCGATGTCGCTCGGCACCGTGGGCGGCACCCTGCGTGTGCACCCTGCGGCGCGGCTGGCCCTGCGCATGCTCGGCAATCCTGGGGCAGGGGATCTCGCCGCCATCGCGGCCTCGGTCGGCCTCGCGTCCAACTTGGCGGCCGTTCGCGCCCTGGCGACGGATGGTATCCAACGCGGCCACATGGCCCTTCATGCGCGCTCGGTGGCCATTGCCGCCGGGGCGGAGGGGTCGGTCGTGGAGCGGGTCGCCGCGATGATCGTCGAGGCGCGCGATATCACCCTCGAGGCTGCCAAGCGGGCCCTCGTCCTGCTCACCGACGGTGGCGAAGGCGCCACCCTCGTCGAAGATTAG